In the Mytilus trossulus isolate FHL-02 chromosome 1, PNRI_Mtr1.1.1.hap1, whole genome shotgun sequence genome, one interval contains:
- the LOC134725548 gene encoding putative inhibitor of apoptosis, whose protein sequence is MAIPTDDEIMETTQECDAIYQEEDKSNAGHVQCTDDEKSQTSIPTNTRNNVIKQKTTKSNYVVLVTIISCVMTIVQTLQSEFMNIFKKHTDSNSLFHDHRNKMSWMTLKSKRDYYMPKCKAWLNRFVRPFHFYPKTFLKTYLLDPEEYNKFVDQQKSKQSSYLNESMQFEWCRLSSFASYPNTNISVIKLAKAGYYYNGNGDEVICYFCKSKHKHWKSTDDPKEIHKGKTPECPFVIKHLSATSKQNHVTIPACDGAHSSAGACGNAADTKNLSVVSDKHCEFVGEQGANEARANHDNTFTVDRNNENNTAPVDRNHEHIVTVERNITSTRNSEISENLVNNVSDRQRESSEAISSHIGTEDHCRCFFCGGGLRRWEEGDLPWTEHARWYPKCPFVIQCKGEKFIEDVQKGQNPEITENLAENKPKKSPLGINGFKNNPAVQTILDFGYESNVVKAAYTRLKESGIHDISASLLLDTIYEKAESENHNATSDQAIACPNSIPMKEPDDKELSNKTPENIEKIDPTLELSIRNLEKENRNLKDQQTCKICLDEPVAIVFLPCGHMAACINCAPALRRCPICRAFIKGTVKAIMC, encoded by the exons ATGGCTATACCAACGGATGATGAAATCATGGAAACAACGCAGGAATGTGATGCTATATACCAAGAAGAGGACAAGTCCAATGCCGGACATGTTCAGTGTACTGATGACGAGAAGTCGCAAACCTCAATCCCAACTAATACGAGGAATAATGTcattaaacaaaagacaacaaaaTCAAACTATGTCGTGCTTGTTACAATAATTTCTTGTGTCATGACTATTGTCCAAACACTTCAAAGTGAGTTCATGAATATATTCAAAAAACATACGGATAGTAACAGTTTGTTTCATGATCATCGTAATAAAATGTCATGGATGACACTTAAGTCAAAAAGAGATTATTACATGCCGAAATGTAAAGCATGGCTAAACAGATTTGTGAGACCATTTCATTTTTACCCAAAAACGTTTTTGAAGACGTACCTATTAGACCCTGAGGAATACAACAAATTTGTAGatcaacaaaaatcaaaacaatccAGTTATTTGAACGAATCTATGCAATTTGAGTGGTGTAGATTGTCAAGTTTTGCATCTTATccaaacacaaatatttcaGTAATAAAGCTGGCCAAAGCTGGATATTACTATAACGGAAATGGAGACGAAGTTATCTGTTATTTTTGTAAATCGAAACATAAACACTGGAAATCAACAGACGACCCAAAAGAAATCCATAAGGGAAAGACACCAGAATGTCCCTTTGTCATAAAACATTTAAGTGCTACgtcaaaacaaaatcatgtgACTATTCCTGCATGTGACGGAGCTCATTCCTCTGCTGGAGCGTGTGGAAACGCAGCAGATACTAAAAATTTATCAGTTGTCAGTGATAAACATTGTGAATTTGTAGGGGAACAAGGTGCAAATGAAGCAAGGGCTAATCATGATAATACGTTTACAGTTGACaggaataatgaaaataatactgCCCCAGTTGACAGAAATCATGAACATATTGTTACAGTTGAGAGGAATATAACGTCAACTCGAAATAGTGAAATATCCGAAAACCTAGTAAATAATGTATCTGACAGGCAGAGGGAAAGCAGTGAAGCCATTTCATCACATATAG GTACCGAGGATCACTGCAGATGCTTCTTTTGCGGAGGAGGTTTGAGACGATGGGAGGAAGGAGATTTGCCTTGGACAGAGCATGCCCGATGGTATCCTAAGTGTCCATTTGTCATCCAATGTAAGGGTGAGAAGTTTATTGAGGATGTACAAAAGGGACAAAATCCGGAAATTACTGAAAAT TTGGCAGAAAACAAACCAAAGAAATCTCCTCTTGGAATAAATGGTTTCAAAAATAACCCAGCAGTACAAACCATTCTTGACTTTGGATACGAATCTAATGTTGTTAAGGCAGCTTATACACGATTGAAAGAATCCGGAATACATG ATATATCGGCTTCACTTTTGTTAGATACCATTTATGAAAAAGCAGAGAGTGAAAATCACAATGCCACCTCTGACCAGGCAATTGCTTGTCCTAATTCAATTCCAATGAAAGAACCAGATGATAAAGAACTTTCCAACAAAACACCAGAAAACATTGAGAAAATTGACCCAACGCTTGAAT TATCTATAAGGAATCTAGAGAAAGAAAACAGGAATTTAAAAGATCAACAAACCTGTAAGATTTGCTTGGACGAGCCGGTGGCCATTGTTTTTCTCCCATGTGGTCACATGGCTGCATGTATTAATTGTGCTCCAGCGTTGAGAAGATGTCCAATCTGCAGAGCTTTTATCAAAGGAACTGTAAAAGCTATAATGTGCTGA